One window from the genome of Fulvivirga lutea encodes:
- a CDS encoding M2 family metallopeptidase: protein MFKYRLLTFIMLCFLISCNQQDEKQSNIKSDAQEFIDNYTQEFLRLYYNSAKAEWESNTHIVEGDTLNAYYTQKANEALADFTGSESIITSTRAFLDKREELDALQVKQLEAILYAAANNPSTAKEIVNKRIKAETVQNEKLFGFDFKIDGKSVSPNEIDRILGEETDIKKRQAAWEASKEVGKTLKEGLAELKDLRNQTVQALGYQDYFNYQVSDYGMTTEEMVQLNKKLISDVWPLYRELHTWARYELAEKYGQEVPDMLPAHWLPNRWGQDWSGLVNVEGIDLDSKLEEKGSEWLVKQAERFYVSLGFEELPQSFYDSSSMYPAPEGADYKKNNHASAWHMDLQKDIRCLMSVVPTAEWYETTHHELGHIYYYVSYTNPDVPPLLRGGANRGFHEAIGSMLGLAAMQKPFLENLELIPSGVETDETQTLLKEALNYVVFIPFSAGVMTHFEQDLYVNNLSKDEYNKAWWQMKKDFQGIVPPTERGEEYADATSKTHINNDAAQYYDYALSYVLLFQVHNHIAKNILKQDPRATNYYGNKEVGKFLNDMLKVGATKDWRELLKETTGEELNAKAMLDYFSPLTKYLKEENKGRIYTLPEKAF from the coding sequence ATGTTTAAGTACAGATTATTGACCTTCATCATGCTATGCTTTTTAATAAGCTGTAACCAGCAAGATGAAAAGCAATCAAACATCAAATCCGATGCTCAGGAGTTTATCGATAATTATACACAGGAATTTCTGAGGCTCTATTACAATTCTGCAAAGGCTGAATGGGAATCTAACACTCATATTGTTGAAGGCGACACGCTCAATGCCTACTATACCCAAAAAGCGAACGAAGCGCTTGCCGATTTTACGGGTAGTGAATCAATCATTACTAGTACCAGAGCATTTCTAGATAAAAGAGAGGAATTAGATGCTCTTCAGGTTAAGCAATTAGAAGCCATATTATATGCAGCTGCAAATAATCCTTCAACAGCTAAAGAAATTGTTAATAAGCGTATTAAAGCGGAAACTGTTCAAAACGAAAAGTTATTTGGTTTTGACTTTAAAATCGATGGTAAATCCGTTTCTCCTAATGAGATCGACAGAATCCTAGGTGAAGAAACTGACATCAAGAAGCGCCAGGCGGCTTGGGAAGCGAGTAAAGAAGTAGGTAAAACGCTAAAAGAAGGTCTGGCCGAATTAAAAGACTTAAGAAACCAAACTGTTCAGGCACTTGGTTATCAGGATTACTTCAATTATCAAGTATCTGATTATGGGATGACTACTGAAGAAATGGTTCAGTTAAATAAAAAACTCATTAGTGATGTGTGGCCATTATATAGAGAACTACATACATGGGCTAGATATGAACTAGCTGAAAAATATGGTCAGGAAGTTCCAGACATGCTTCCTGCACATTGGTTACCAAACAGATGGGGTCAGGATTGGTCTGGTCTAGTTAATGTTGAAGGTATTGATTTAGATTCAAAGCTTGAAGAAAAAGGAAGCGAATGGCTGGTTAAACAAGCTGAAAGATTTTATGTAAGTCTGGGTTTTGAAGAATTGCCACAAAGCTTTTACGATAGCTCAAGTATGTACCCTGCACCTGAAGGAGCTGATTATAAAAAGAATAATCATGCATCAGCATGGCACATGGACCTACAAAAAGATATTCGTTGTTTAATGAGTGTTGTTCCTACGGCAGAGTGGTACGAGACTACGCACCACGAATTAGGTCATATCTACTATTACGTTTCTTACACTAATCCTGATGTTCCGCCATTGCTAAGAGGGGGCGCAAACAGAGGGTTTCATGAAGCTATTGGTAGTATGTTAGGGTTAGCAGCCATGCAGAAGCCTTTCTTAGAAAATCTTGAGTTGATTCCTTCAGGTGTAGAAACCGATGAAACACAAACTCTTTTAAAAGAAGCTCTAAACTATGTGGTCTTCATTCCTTTCTCAGCTGGCGTGATGACACATTTTGAGCAGGATTTATATGTTAATAATCTCTCAAAAGATGAGTACAATAAAGCCTGGTGGCAAATGAAAAAAGACTTTCAGGGTATTGTGCCTCCAACTGAAAGGGGTGAAGAGTATGCAGATGCAACATCCAAAACACACATTAATAATGATGCCGCACAGTATTATGACTATGCGTTGAGTTATGTGTTGCTATTCCAAGTGCATAATCATATTGCTAAAAACATATTAAAGCAAGACCCTAGAGCTACTAACTACTATGGCAATAAAGAAGTTGGAAAGTTTTTAAACGATATGCTTAAAGTAGGAGCAACCAAAGATTGGAGAGAATTATTAAAAGAAACCACAGGTGAAGAATTAAATGCAAAGGCAATGCTCGATTACTTTTCACCGCTTACTAAGTATTTAAAAGAAGAAAATAAAGGAAGAATTTATACTTTGCCTGAAAAAGCTTTTTAA
- a CDS encoding sterol desaturase family protein: MQKEKFTLEQVLNMDLPNIILYAAPVMFILVGLEWYFSYKRKQNFYDAKDTLAATTIGLVNVAISAAIKVVTFSIILYFYNVVPWSIPATWWSFILCLIWIDFWRYWAHRIAHENRFWWATHVTHHNSEKYNWSVSFRLGWTQHIKIVFFIPVVLVGFHPVVFFICHQIEVLYQFWIHTEYIRKLPRPIEYVFTTPSHHRVHHARNEKYLDKNYGSTFIIWDRLFGTFQPEEEQADYGITKPVNSYNPITLCFHEWADIVKDVRNSRSLKEAYTMVFARPSKLELKKKEFEKVKL; this comes from the coding sequence ATGCAGAAAGAAAAATTCACCTTAGAGCAGGTTTTAAATATGGACTTGCCAAACATCATTCTTTACGCAGCACCAGTAATGTTTATTTTGGTAGGGTTAGAATGGTATTTTAGTTACAAAAGGAAACAAAACTTTTATGATGCAAAAGATACGTTAGCAGCAACAACAATAGGTCTTGTTAATGTAGCAATTAGCGCAGCTATCAAAGTAGTTACATTTAGCATCATACTTTACTTTTATAATGTTGTGCCATGGTCTATTCCTGCAACCTGGTGGTCATTTATTTTGTGTTTAATATGGATAGATTTCTGGAGATATTGGGCGCACAGAATTGCACACGAAAATAGATTTTGGTGGGCAACACATGTTACACATCATAATTCAGAAAAATATAATTGGTCCGTTTCTTTCCGCCTCGGTTGGACACAGCACATTAAAATAGTATTTTTTATTCCAGTAGTGCTAGTTGGTTTTCACCCTGTTGTGTTTTTCATCTGTCATCAAATAGAAGTACTCTACCAATTCTGGATTCATACGGAATACATCAGAAAGTTGCCCAGGCCAATAGAATATGTTTTTACAACGCCTTCACATCATCGGGTACATCATGCTAGAAATGAAAAGTATCTGGATAAAAATTATGGCTCTACCTTTATTATCTGGGATCGCTTATTCGGTACTTTCCAACCGGAAGAGGAGCAAGCTGATTATGGCATTACCAAGCCCGTTAATTCTTACAACCCAATTACATTATGCTTTCATGAATGGGCCGATATTGTAAAAGACGTTAGAAACTCAAGATCACTTAAAGAGGCATACACGATGGTATTCGCCAGGCCAAGTAAGTTGGAGTTGAAAAAAAAGGAGTTCGAGAAAGTTAAATTATGA
- a CDS encoding acyl-CoA dehydrogenase family protein — MSTTTETKTSIKGGEFLIRETDANDVFIPEEWSEEQKMIAQTCKDFIEQEIHPRLDEIDSMKNPELMPSLLDKAGELGLLGTSVPEAYDGFGMNFNTSMLVAEVFGAAHSFAVAISAHTGIGTLPILYYGNEEQKKKYLPKLATGEWKAAYCLTEPDSGSDANSGKTKAVLTDDGKHYVINGQKMWITNGGFADVYIVFAKIDDDKNLSAFIVEKEFGGITMNEEEKKMGIKGSSTRQIFFNDCKVPAENLLSERENGFKIAVNILNIGRIKLGVAAVGGSKAIISAAVNYSNERKQFGTSISNFGAIKHKIARMATMVYASESAHYRAGQNIDDAYDSLIAGGMAEAEAKLKSVEEFAIECAILKVHGSEVLDYCADEGVQIYGGMGFSAEGPMDRSYRDARINRIFEGTNEINRMLCIDMLMKRAMKGTLDLMSPAMAVQKELMSIPDFGASDDDALFAKEKKALVNLKKAGLMVAGAAVQKFMQKLGEEQEVLMNMADMLIEGYVAESCLLRVEKLVGQKGEEAMAPQIDMMRVYLHEAIEKAASAGREAINSFATGDEQRMMLMGLKRFTKVEPMNLKDARRRIADYVIAKNEYPF; from the coding sequence ATGTCAACTACAACTGAAACAAAAACTAGCATTAAAGGAGGAGAGTTTCTGATCAGAGAAACTGATGCTAATGATGTATTCATTCCTGAAGAGTGGAGTGAAGAGCAAAAGATGATTGCTCAAACTTGTAAGGATTTTATTGAACAAGAAATTCATCCAAGATTGGACGAGATTGACTCAATGAAAAACCCAGAGTTAATGCCATCTCTATTAGATAAAGCAGGAGAACTTGGTCTTTTAGGAACAAGTGTACCTGAAGCTTATGATGGGTTTGGAATGAATTTCAATACATCTATGCTTGTGGCAGAAGTATTTGGAGCTGCCCACTCATTTGCAGTTGCTATTTCCGCTCACACTGGAATTGGAACGCTTCCTATCCTTTACTATGGTAACGAAGAACAAAAGAAAAAATATTTGCCAAAGCTGGCTACAGGGGAGTGGAAAGCTGCCTACTGTTTAACAGAGCCAGATTCAGGGTCTGATGCCAATTCTGGTAAAACAAAAGCCGTTCTTACTGATGACGGTAAGCATTATGTGATCAACGGACAGAAAATGTGGATCACAAACGGTGGGTTTGCTGATGTTTATATTGTATTTGCCAAAATTGATGACGACAAGAACTTATCTGCATTTATAGTAGAGAAAGAGTTTGGTGGAATCACCATGAATGAAGAGGAGAAGAAAATGGGAATCAAAGGTTCTTCTACTCGTCAGATATTCTTTAACGACTGCAAAGTACCTGCAGAAAACCTTCTTTCTGAAAGAGAAAATGGTTTTAAAATAGCTGTTAATATACTTAACATCGGAAGAATTAAGCTAGGAGTTGCTGCCGTTGGAGGAAGTAAGGCAATTATCAGTGCAGCAGTAAATTACTCTAACGAAAGAAAGCAGTTTGGTACTTCAATATCAAATTTCGGAGCGATAAAACATAAGATAGCAAGAATGGCTACTATGGTTTATGCGTCTGAGTCTGCACATTACAGAGCCGGTCAAAATATTGATGATGCGTATGATTCATTAATTGCTGGCGGAATGGCTGAGGCAGAAGCCAAATTGAAATCAGTAGAAGAATTTGCAATTGAGTGTGCCATTTTAAAAGTACATGGTTCTGAAGTATTGGATTACTGTGCTGACGAAGGCGTTCAGATTTACGGTGGTATGGGATTCTCAGCCGAAGGTCCGATGGATAGATCATATAGAGATGCACGTATCAACAGAATATTTGAAGGCACAAATGAAATAAATAGAATGCTTTGCATAGACATGCTGATGAAACGTGCTATGAAAGGGACTTTAGACCTTATGTCACCAGCTATGGCTGTTCAAAAGGAACTAATGTCTATTCCTGATTTTGGAGCTTCAGATGATGATGCATTATTTGCCAAAGAAAAGAAAGCCTTAGTTAACCTGAAAAAAGCAGGTTTGATGGTAGCCGGAGCTGCTGTTCAAAAATTCATGCAGAAATTGGGTGAAGAACAAGAGGTGCTAATGAATATGGCTGACATGTTAATCGAAGGATACGTTGCAGAGTCTTGTCTTTTAAGAGTTGAGAAACTTGTTGGTCAAAAAGGTGAAGAAGCAATGGCTCCACAGATTGATATGATGCGAGTTTACTTGCATGAAGCGATAGAAAAGGCAGCTTCTGCAGGTAGAGAAGCAATTAACTCTTTTGCGACTGGAGATGAGCAAAGAATGATGCTGATGGGCTTGAAAAGGTTTACAAAAGTTGAACCAATGAACTTAAAAGATGCCCGAAGAAGAATTGCAGACTACGTGATAGCTAAAAATGAATATCCTTTTTAA
- a CDS encoding T9SS type A sorting domain-containing protein — MRRLFLTFIFALNLSIGQSQHSIARIWNDAVLEGIRNDFARPTVHARNLFHTSVAMYDAWNAFEGTGEFYLLGKSLNGYKCQYNGIVIPTEPTAKKAAQEEAISFAVYRIMQHRFANSPGSEEVMSLIDDLMDNLGYDRAFTSTNLEFNEPAALGNYIAQCIIEYGLMDGSNEANGYENLFYEPVNDPLAPAEPGNSTMSDPNRWQPLTLEVFIDQGGNVIPGATPAFLSPEWGQVFPFSLTEEDLTIYERDGGEYWVYHDPSDPPYLESDGGGLSDEYKWTFSLVSIWSSHLDPSDGVMWDISPGASGNVDMSTFPIQLEDYRDFYDTFGGGDPGTGRSINPKTGQPYPENIVPRGDYGRVLAEFWADGPDSETPPGHWFTILNEAVHDHPDFKRLYKGEGTELPDLEWDVKAYFMLGGAMHDCAISAWGIKGWYDYTRPISAIRYMAEKGQSSDENLPSYHPEGIPLEPGYIELVEAGDPLAGASNENVGKIKLYAWKGPDFIADPDVDIAGVDWILADNWWPYQRPSFITPPFAGYVSGHSTYSRAAAEVLTLLTGDEYFPGGVGEFEAPMNEFLVFEDGPSVDVTLQWATYRDASDQTSLSRIWGGIHPPADDIRGRIIGYEIAQEAFTLADNYFNKVVTSTEPQIAQESINVFPNPTNEVIKISGDFDSQNNLSVSIIDLKGAEILNKEIYTQGSQLEINVQDIKPGTYILQVTSTKRTYKQKLIIQ; from the coding sequence ATGAGAAGATTATTTTTGACATTCATCTTTGCCCTTAATTTATCAATTGGACAAAGTCAACATTCAATAGCAAGAATATGGAATGATGCCGTACTAGAGGGAATTAGAAACGACTTTGCCAGACCGACTGTTCATGCAAGAAACCTTTTTCATACATCAGTGGCTATGTATGATGCTTGGAATGCATTTGAGGGTACTGGCGAATTTTATCTATTAGGTAAAAGTTTAAATGGATATAAATGCCAATATAATGGTATTGTTATTCCTACTGAACCTACTGCTAAAAAGGCTGCGCAGGAAGAAGCTATAAGTTTTGCTGTATATCGTATAATGCAACACAGATTTGCCAATTCACCCGGTAGCGAAGAAGTAATGTCATTAATTGACGATTTAATGGATAATCTTGGTTATGACAGGGCTTTTACTTCTACTAATCTTGAGTTTAACGAGCCTGCAGCACTTGGAAACTATATTGCACAGTGCATTATAGAATACGGACTTATGGATGGATCGAATGAAGCAAATGGTTATGAAAACTTATTTTATGAACCTGTTAATGACCCATTAGCCCCGGCTGAACCAGGAAACTCTACTATGAGTGACCCAAATAGATGGCAGCCTCTCACTTTAGAAGTATTTATTGATCAAGGAGGTAATGTAATCCCAGGAGCAACTCCAGCTTTTTTAAGTCCTGAATGGGGACAGGTTTTTCCTTTTTCACTTACAGAAGAAGATTTGACCATATATGAAAGAGATGGCGGAGAGTATTGGGTTTACCATGATCCATCTGACCCACCATACCTTGAAAGTGATGGAGGCGGGTTATCTGATGAGTATAAATGGACGTTTTCTCTGGTCTCTATCTGGTCAAGTCATTTAGACCCATCTGATGGAGTGATGTGGGATATTTCTCCAGGTGCAAGTGGCAATGTAGATATGTCTACATTCCCAATCCAGCTTGAAGATTATCGTGATTTTTATGACACATTCGGTGGTGGTGATCCCGGAACCGGAAGATCAATTAACCCAAAAACAGGTCAGCCTTATCCTGAGAATATTGTGCCTCGTGGCGATTATGGGCGCGTTTTGGCTGAGTTTTGGGCCGATGGACCTGATTCAGAAACTCCTCCAGGACATTGGTTCACAATTTTAAATGAAGCTGTACATGATCACCCTGATTTTAAAAGGTTGTATAAAGGTGAAGGTACTGAACTTCCTGACCTAGAATGGGACGTGAAAGCCTATTTTATGTTAGGTGGAGCTATGCATGATTGCGCTATTAGCGCGTGGGGTATAAAAGGCTGGTATGATTATACTCGTCCAATTTCCGCAATTCGTTATATGGCAGAAAAAGGACAAAGTTCTGATGAAAATTTACCAAGTTATCATCCAGAGGGAATACCATTAGAACCTGGGTATATAGAATTAGTAGAAGCTGGGGACCCATTAGCGGGTGCAAGTAATGAGAATGTGGGTAAAATTAAACTTTATGCATGGAAAGGTCCAGATTTTATAGCAGACCCAGATGTAGATATTGCTGGTGTTGATTGGATTCTTGCCGATAACTGGTGGCCGTATCAGAGACCATCATTTATAACTCCGCCTTTTGCAGGTTATGTTTCTGGGCATAGCACATACTCCAGAGCTGCAGCAGAGGTATTAACTTTATTAACTGGTGATGAATATTTTCCAGGTGGTGTGGGTGAGTTTGAGGCACCAATGAATGAATTTTTGGTATTTGAAGACGGGCCAAGTGTTGATGTCACACTTCAATGGGCAACTTATAGAGATGCTTCAGATCAAACTAGTTTATCAAGAATATGGGGTGGAATACATCCTCCGGCTGATGATATTAGAGGTAGAATAATAGGATATGAAATTGCCCAAGAAGCATTTACACTTGCTGATAATTACTTTAATAAAGTTGTGACTTCTACAGAACCTCAAATTGCACAAGAGTCAATAAATGTATTTCCTAATCCTACCAATGAGGTTATTAAAATTTCAGGTGATTTTGATTCTCAGAATAATTTAAGTGTTAGTATCATCGATTTGAAGGGTGCAGAAATACTTAATAAAGAAATATATACGCAGGGATCACAACTTGAAATTAATGTTCAGGATATAAAACCAGGTACATATATTTTACAGGTTACTTCAACAAAACGTACGTACAAACAAAAACTCATTATACAATAG
- a CDS encoding DUF885 domain-containing protein gives MKNSIYKIIAIAVITFSCQNSSENQVDTVEPELAFDKMLENYHEERLQLFPLDATFAGDTRYNHILPNNLTERFKLKLTDFYTTYLEALESYEKSSLSEDQRMSYEVLKWECEMNLKDLNFPMDLMPIDQMWSMNLMFGQLASGSSAQPFNTFEDYENWLKRVDQYIAWGDSAIANMKKGIEQNVVLPKPLIKKVIPQIESLAKGPYNEHLFYSPAKNFPSEFSEDQKTALSESYKNMVEGQIIPLYSRMAEFFNNQYLEAGRETTGIDALPFGKEYYQHQIKKYTTTDMTADEVFQLGKDEVARISKEMEKVKEQVGFKGDLKSFFNHVRTKPELMPFTEPEEVIANFNAIHEKMKPQLSQLFDKTPKTPFQVKRTEAFREASASAEYNQGSKDGSRPGTFYVPIPDVEAYNMYSDESLFLHEAIPGHHYQISLQQENENLPEFRRTLWYSAYGEGWALYSESLGKELGLYTDPYQYFGMLGAEMHRAIRLVVDAGMHSQGWTREQAIQYSLENEAESEESIEREIERYMANPGQALSYKVGQLKIIELRKKAQEAMGEKFDIKQFHNIVLETGCIPLKLLEEKVEAYINN, from the coding sequence ATGAAAAATAGCATATATAAAATTATTGCCATCGCAGTTATTACATTTAGCTGTCAGAATTCAAGTGAAAACCAAGTTGACACAGTTGAACCTGAATTAGCATTTGACAAAATGCTTGAGAACTACCATGAAGAACGGTTACAACTCTTTCCATTAGATGCCACATTTGCAGGAGATACTAGATACAATCATATCCTTCCAAATAATTTAACCGAGAGGTTTAAGCTAAAACTTACAGACTTCTATACTACTTATTTGGAGGCGTTAGAATCGTATGAGAAAAGTAGTTTATCGGAGGATCAACGAATGAGCTATGAAGTTCTAAAGTGGGAGTGTGAAATGAATCTGAAAGACTTAAACTTTCCGATGGATTTAATGCCTATTGATCAAATGTGGTCAATGAATTTAATGTTTGGACAATTAGCCAGCGGCTCATCTGCTCAACCATTTAATACTTTTGAGGATTATGAAAATTGGCTTAAACGAGTAGATCAGTACATAGCCTGGGGTGACAGCGCTATAGCGAATATGAAAAAAGGTATTGAACAAAATGTGGTTCTACCTAAACCATTAATAAAAAAGGTAATTCCTCAAATAGAATCATTGGCTAAAGGACCCTATAATGAGCATTTGTTCTATTCTCCAGCGAAAAACTTTCCTTCTGAATTTTCTGAAGATCAAAAAACCGCACTGAGTGAGAGCTATAAAAATATGGTTGAAGGTCAAATTATTCCACTTTACTCAAGAATGGCTGAATTTTTTAATAATCAATATCTTGAAGCAGGAAGAGAAACGACAGGAATTGATGCTCTCCCTTTTGGTAAGGAATACTATCAGCATCAAATAAAAAAATATACTACAACAGACATGACTGCTGATGAAGTATTTCAATTGGGCAAAGATGAAGTTGCAAGAATCTCAAAAGAGATGGAAAAAGTGAAAGAACAAGTGGGTTTTAAGGGCGATCTAAAATCTTTCTTTAATCATGTAAGAACTAAGCCAGAATTAATGCCCTTTACAGAGCCAGAGGAGGTAATTGCTAATTTCAACGCAATTCATGAAAAAATGAAGCCTCAACTTTCGCAATTATTTGATAAAACACCTAAAACACCATTTCAAGTCAAAAGAACGGAAGCTTTTAGAGAAGCCTCTGCCAGTGCCGAGTATAATCAAGGCTCTAAAGATGGATCGAGGCCAGGCACTTTCTATGTTCCAATTCCAGATGTGGAGGCCTATAATATGTATTCTGATGAGTCACTGTTTTTGCATGAAGCCATTCCAGGGCATCACTACCAAATTTCATTGCAGCAGGAAAATGAAAATCTACCAGAATTTAGAAGAACATTGTGGTATAGTGCTTATGGTGAAGGTTGGGCATTGTATAGTGAATCTTTAGGCAAGGAGTTAGGCTTATATACTGACCCTTACCAGTATTTTGGAATGTTAGGAGCTGAAATGCATAGAGCAATACGTCTGGTTGTTGATGCAGGAATGCATTCACAAGGCTGGACCAGAGAACAAGCGATACAATATTCATTAGAGAATGAAGCAGAAAGTGAAGAGTCAATTGAAAGAGAAATTGAGCGCTATATGGCTAATCCTGGCCAGGCCTTATCTTATAAAGTAGGCCAACTAAAAATAATTGAGTTACGGAAAAAGGCGCAAGAAGCAATGGGAGAAAAATTTGATATAAAGCAATTCCATAATATAGTATTAGAAACAGGATGTATTCCGTTAAAACTGCTTGAGGAGAAAGTTGAAGCTTATATCAACAATTAA
- a CDS encoding VOC family protein, which produces MDSLNPFHLAFPVKDLSETYKFYTDVLGCATGRRSDHWIDFDFFGHQVVAHLKPEVVSENKTNAVDGENVPVRHFGVILEWQDWEKLSERLKSINITFIIEPQIRFKGKPGEQATMFFLDPSGNALEFKAFKDKSQIFATE; this is translated from the coding sequence ATGGATTCTCTAAACCCTTTTCATTTAGCTTTTCCCGTTAAGGATCTTTCCGAAACTTATAAATTTTATACGGATGTATTAGGTTGTGCTACAGGTCGTAGGTCAGATCATTGGATAGATTTTGATTTTTTCGGTCATCAAGTGGTGGCGCATTTAAAACCGGAAGTGGTTTCTGAAAATAAAACGAATGCCGTAGATGGCGAAAATGTTCCTGTCAGACACTTTGGTGTTATTTTGGAATGGCAGGATTGGGAAAAGTTAAGTGAAAGACTGAAAAGCATTAATATAACTTTTATAATCGAGCCTCAGATTCGATTTAAAGGTAAGCCAGGAGAACAGGCAACCATGTTTTTCTTAGACCCAAGCGGTAATGCGCTAGAATTCAAGGCTTTTAAAGATAAAAGTCAAATATTTGCTACTGAGTAG
- a CDS encoding Rieske (2Fe-2S) protein — protein sequence MKWVKIFNSLNEAKERMANKTPIKITVGNKVLCGVRINDNLHVSTNKCPHSGAALNEGRVNHLNEIICPLHSYRFNLLDGREANSQCADLEIFPVRIKEDGVYLAL from the coding sequence ATGAAATGGGTTAAAATTTTTAACTCGCTGAATGAGGCTAAAGAACGAATGGCTAACAAAACGCCAATTAAAATTACCGTAGGGAATAAAGTTTTATGTGGTGTAAGAATTAATGACAACCTTCATGTTTCCACGAACAAGTGCCCGCATAGCGGTGCCGCTTTAAATGAAGGGAGGGTAAATCATCTTAATGAAATTATATGCCCTTTACATAGCTATAGGTTTAATTTATTGGATGGTCGTGAGGCCAATAGTCAATGTGCTGACTTAGAGATTTTCCCAGTTAGAATAAAAGAAGATGGCGTATATTTAGCATTGTAA
- a CDS encoding transferase family protein, translating into MIKKGFSILLLVISFISGGMSQEREFFKRLENLTITEGLPKEILSSKTVVLVKVPYKSKSPEIRGEWKSITEVAQKGFKKSGIDAVAYYYIDDIMSGPEAYHVFLDAFDDRNLSHAAILEYDGTEYFLTLLKLQDRQYLIKENQEAWQMKGKDLKNMMEDLYRQAANSSLEKSNLLIIETPEYGQIVEVLDGRRSDFYDLNFSSDKLAVPMFADTAQISQVMKEYPYEWGFVEENIDEKELRKNGYQYILYFVHSSAKSVKDMLEYEYNSNETAFVSETISDGKSNITSQNINASVYKFYIKHIYSKKNFIGKRWDAGYTWQEGLSNYIINLRNELIRN; encoded by the coding sequence ATGATCAAAAAAGGTTTTTCAATACTATTATTAGTTATCTCCTTCATATCTGGAGGAATGTCTCAGGAAAGAGAGTTTTTCAAGAGATTGGAAAATTTAACTATAACTGAAGGCCTTCCCAAGGAGATATTATCGTCAAAAACTGTTGTTCTTGTTAAGGTGCCTTATAAATCTAAATCTCCGGAAATTCGCGGTGAGTGGAAATCCATAACAGAAGTTGCTCAGAAAGGCTTTAAAAAATCAGGCATTGATGCCGTAGCATATTATTATATAGATGATATAATGAGTGGACCAGAAGCTTATCATGTTTTCTTAGATGCTTTTGACGATAGGAACCTTTCGCATGCTGCTATCCTTGAATATGATGGAACAGAATATTTTTTAACACTCTTAAAACTTCAAGACAGGCAATATCTAATTAAAGAAAACCAGGAAGCCTGGCAAATGAAAGGTAAAGATTTAAAAAACATGATGGAAGACTTGTATAGACAGGCAGCAAATTCCAGTCTGGAAAAATCAAACCTATTAATTATAGAAACTCCTGAATACGGTCAGATTGTTGAAGTACTTGACGGTAGAAGATCAGATTTTTATGATCTTAACTTCTCATCAGACAAATTAGCCGTTCCCATGTTTGCCGATACTGCACAAATAAGTCAAGTTATGAAAGAATACCCTTACGAATGGGGTTTTGTTGAAGAAAACATAGATGAAAAAGAATTAAGAAAGAACGGTTATCAATATATTTTGTACTTTGTTCATTCTTCGGCTAAATCAGTGAAGGATATGCTGGAATATGAATACAATTCAAATGAAACCGCCTTTGTTAGCGAAACAATATCAGACGGAAAGTCCAACATAACGTCACAGAACATTAATGCTAGTGTTTATAAATTCTATATAAAGCATATCTACTCCAAAAAGAACTTCATTGGTAAGCGTTGGGATGCTGGTTATACCTGGCAAGAGGGCCTATCTAATTACATCATCAATTTGAGAAATGAGTTGATTAGAAATTGA